In Leptospira bouyouniensis, the following proteins share a genomic window:
- a CDS encoding type I 3-dehydroquinate dehydratase → MPDSYKIVASVGEDDLRHLQKKDVKDVDVIEVRLDLFSRNYIQKEMKKKIKALGLPVLFTYRRAEDSSVRSYVKLFPEDVEGIIKDFNDNANYLDIELNREDTIFRNYETLNYRIIYSYHSFKKSILANEMNQFIAKSKPVKKKNPIYKFAITPENIEETADFLNDIKLLSKTQTMIGICMGELGIISRVFGDKFNSSFTYMTLGEPKAPGQISVDTFKKLRADLFKSPHSTKDSKED, encoded by the coding sequence ATGCCAGATTCTTATAAAATTGTTGCTTCTGTCGGCGAAGACGATCTTCGCCACCTACAAAAAAAAGATGTCAAAGATGTGGATGTCATTGAAGTCCGTCTGGATTTATTTTCTAGAAATTATATCCAAAAAGAGATGAAAAAAAAGATCAAAGCACTTGGTTTACCCGTTCTTTTTACTTACCGAAGGGCTGAAGATAGTAGCGTTCGTTCTTATGTAAAACTTTTCCCAGAAGATGTAGAAGGTATCATCAAAGATTTTAATGACAATGCAAATTATTTGGATATCGAATTGAATCGTGAAGATACAATCTTTCGAAATTATGAGACCTTAAACTATCGCATCATCTACTCTTATCATTCATTCAAAAAGTCAATTTTAGCCAATGAAATGAATCAATTCATTGCCAAATCAAAACCAGTAAAAAAGAAAAATCCTATTTATAAATTTGCCATTACACCTGAAAACATCGAAGAAACTGCAGACTTTTTGAACGATATCAAATTACTCTCTAAGACACAAACGATGATAGGAATTTGTATGGGAGAACTAGGCATCATATCACGCGTATTTGGTGACAAATTCAACTCTTCTTTTACATACATGACACTCGGTGAGCCGAAAGCCCCTGGCCAAATCTCAGTAGATACATTTAAAAAACTCAGGGCAGACCTATTCAAAAGTCCACATTCGACAAAAGATTCAAAAGAAGATTAA
- a CDS encoding tetratricopeptide repeat protein, whose protein sequence is MESVRKYLSLVFSFVIFQTTVFAIDSDAMKEGKKAFSKKSYGEAIKKFTKHADSHPQDGEAYMYLGYIYEYKKDYPKSIQNFRRAADLDLDKDQRKTVLLKLALFFNYHQDWNLSATYSSRYLKYDPKNEEVQKIYNRAVGNKGNPSSTTHTYTQPTKVEPKQESKQTDHKKDPIKKIDEPVEDKETTKPSESYEQILANQPNLEDVRWDYVLALFDEKKYDKAEANLNLLIEKNPTRSRYHYKLGIIKLRLDDPKSAIESFERAKKNPFSKDTNVFLYYVYLNEGIAYQKLAEIDKAELSFQEAFKQVPKDTPLLALARLYEQKSDWEKCIQSSDKALTFNPNQVESHMFRFVCLFEAGNKTKKFETSFAKYSEFIKTKFPDLIQTPEKFQIGFLKLARKYTENNAFDTADLYFTVLEKDQTISNGREYLFYRGRNYFYGGKIDLAIPYLQKTSGSSAAHYLLARCYAKKNDIAKTKEEFQLAAELKPEYWTSANLEKDFKEVWKDQSFREFINSNAAKVPGSNQSNQSQNLKPSTQTNDTNQSPKSK, encoded by the coding sequence TTGGAATCCGTGCGGAAATATCTTTCCTTAGTATTCAGTTTTGTCATCTTTCAAACTACAGTCTTCGCCATTGACAGCGATGCAATGAAGGAAGGTAAAAAGGCTTTTTCTAAAAAATCATATGGCGAAGCCATAAAAAAATTTACCAAACATGCCGACTCACACCCGCAAGACGGTGAAGCTTATATGTATTTAGGATATATCTATGAGTATAAAAAAGATTATCCAAAATCCATTCAAAACTTTAGAAGAGCCGCCGATTTGGACTTGGACAAAGACCAAAGAAAAACCGTATTATTGAAATTAGCTTTATTTTTTAATTACCACCAAGACTGGAATTTATCTGCTACATATTCTTCCCGTTATTTAAAGTATGATCCGAAAAACGAAGAAGTACAAAAGATTTATAATCGAGCAGTCGGTAACAAAGGGAATCCTTCTTCCACAACTCACACATATACACAACCTACAAAAGTAGAACCAAAACAAGAATCAAAACAAACTGATCACAAAAAAGATCCAATTAAAAAAATAGATGAGCCTGTAGAAGACAAAGAAACCACAAAACCAAGTGAATCTTACGAACAGATATTGGCAAACCAACCCAATTTGGAAGATGTTCGTTGGGATTATGTTCTCGCACTTTTTGATGAGAAAAAATACGATAAAGCAGAAGCCAACTTAAACTTACTTATCGAAAAAAATCCAACACGTTCGAGATATCATTATAAATTGGGAATCATTAAGCTCAGATTAGATGATCCTAAATCTGCTATCGAGTCGTTTGAGAGAGCCAAAAAAAATCCGTTTTCAAAAGATACAAACGTGTTTTTGTATTACGTATATTTAAATGAAGGGATTGCTTACCAAAAATTAGCTGAAATTGACAAGGCTGAATTATCCTTCCAAGAAGCGTTCAAACAAGTCCCTAAGGACACACCACTTCTTGCACTCGCAAGGTTATACGAACAAAAATCGGATTGGGAAAAATGTATACAATCTTCAGATAAAGCGCTTACATTCAATCCAAACCAAGTTGAATCCCATATGTTTCGATTTGTATGTTTGTTTGAAGCCGGAAACAAAACAAAAAAATTTGAAACTAGTTTTGCTAAGTATTCTGAATTCATTAAAACCAAATTCCCTGACCTCATACAAACTCCCGAAAAGTTTCAGATTGGATTTCTGAAATTAGCCCGTAAATATACAGAAAACAATGCCTTTGATACAGCTGACTTGTACTTTACCGTTTTGGAAAAAGACCAAACCATTTCTAATGGTCGTGAGTATTTGTTCTATCGAGGTAGAAATTACTTTTATGGTGGAAAAATTGATTTAGCAATACCTTATTTGCAAAAAACAAGTGGGTCTTCTGCCGCCCATTATTTACTTGCTCGTTGTTATGCGAAAAAAAATGACATAGCCAAAACCAAAGAAGAGTTCCAATTGGCAGCGGAATTAAAGCCAGAATATTGGACATCTGCCAATTTAGAGAAGGACTTTAAAGAAGTTTGGAAAGACCAATCTTTCCGTGAATTTATCAATTCGAATGCGGCAAAAGTTCCTGGATCGAATCAATCAAATCAATCACAAAATCTAAAACCTTCTACACAAACCAATGATACAAACCAAAGTCCAAAATCTAAGTGA